From a region of the Falsibacillus albus genome:
- a CDS encoding oxidoreductase, with protein MSAINTGLIGYGFSGSTFHAPFLKNMPQFHLKKVMSANEEKVKSDIPDTTVVGKLEEVLDDHDVELVIITTPNHLHFDMIKKCLVAGKHVVVEKPFVVTSAEGIELCNLAKEKGRMLSIFHNRRWDADFLTIQSLLEHEELGNLYSYEAHFDRFRPQVKDRWKENAIAGSGVLYDLGSHLIDQTLQLFGFPDWVSADVDAQRDPEKAEDYFHIVLGYGQMKVILHSSSIVPDQGPRFQLHGDRGSFVKFGMDGQEDALKAGGNPIAADWGKEDPDLYGRLSKMNSSGKLETRTLPSEQGDYKQYYLGVHRSIREGVRPPVTAEEALNVIRLIEACKASSDNKQTIIFEG; from the coding sequence ATGAGTGCAATTAATACCGGGCTGATTGGATATGGATTCTCTGGATCGACTTTCCACGCCCCTTTTCTCAAAAATATGCCGCAGTTTCACTTGAAAAAGGTAATGTCCGCTAATGAGGAAAAAGTGAAATCGGATATTCCGGATACAACCGTAGTGGGGAAGCTGGAGGAGGTTTTGGATGATCATGATGTTGAATTGGTCATCATTACGACCCCCAATCATCTCCATTTTGATATGATAAAAAAATGTCTTGTGGCTGGGAAGCATGTAGTGGTTGAAAAGCCATTCGTCGTAACTTCCGCTGAGGGAATAGAGCTTTGCAACCTGGCAAAAGAAAAAGGAAGAATGCTTAGCATCTTCCATAATCGCAGATGGGATGCAGATTTTCTGACGATTCAATCCCTACTTGAGCATGAGGAGCTGGGGAACCTTTATTCTTATGAAGCACACTTCGATCGATTCCGCCCGCAAGTAAAGGATCGCTGGAAGGAAAACGCCATTGCCGGATCAGGTGTTTTATACGATTTGGGCTCGCATCTGATCGATCAAACCTTACAGCTTTTTGGCTTTCCTGACTGGGTGTCGGCTGATGTAGATGCACAAAGGGATCCGGAAAAAGCAGAGGACTATTTCCATATTGTCCTGGGATATGGGCAGATGAAGGTCATCCTTCATTCCTCTTCTATCGTTCCTGATCAAGGCCCAAGATTTCAACTGCACGGGGACAGAGGTTCCTTTGTCAAATTCGGTATGGATGGACAGGAGGATGCACTGAAGGCAGGCGGAAACCCGATTGCAGCTGATTGGGGAAAAGAGGACCCGGATTTGTACGGGAGGCTTTCCAAGATGAACAGCTCGGGCAAACTTGAAACGAGAACGCTCCCTTCGGAACAAGGAGATTATAAGCAATATTATCTTGGGGTTCATCGTTCGATCCGGGAAGGCGTGCGACCACCTGTGACAGCGGAAGAGGCATTGAACGTCATTCGACTGATCGAAGCGTGTAAAGCAAGTTCTGATAATAAACAGACAATCATATTTGAGGGATAG
- a CDS encoding thioredoxin family protein, whose protein sequence is MQGIKNIETFEELIENQEPIVVKFFADWCPDCRRMDMFIDEIIDEYNNYKWYELNKDEMPELADKYDVMGIPSLLIFQDGKKIAHLHSANAKSPEQVKEFLESV, encoded by the coding sequence ATGCAAGGAATCAAAAATATCGAAACATTCGAAGAGCTCATTGAAAACCAGGAGCCGATCGTCGTGAAATTTTTCGCTGACTGGTGCCCTGACTGTAGAAGAATGGATATGTTCATCGATGAAATCATCGATGAGTATAACAATTATAAATGGTATGAATTAAACAAGGATGAAATGCCTGAGCTGGCTGATAAATATGATGTCATGGGGATTCCCAGCCTATTGATATTCCAAGATGGCAAGAAGATCGCTCATTTGCACAGCGCAAATGCAAAATCCCCTGAGCAAGTGAAAGAATTTTTGGAGTCTGTGTAA
- a CDS encoding autorepressor SdpR family transcription factor, whose translation MNSSFKALSDPTRRKILQLLKKGDLTAGEIAEHFNISKPSISHHLSALKQAELILDERQGQHIVYSLNSTVVQEIMSWFMDFLDDKGDTRHEQKK comes from the coding sequence ATGAATTCTTCTTTTAAAGCATTGTCAGATCCGACCAGAAGGAAAATCCTGCAGCTCTTGAAGAAGGGCGATTTAACGGCAGGGGAGATTGCAGAGCATTTCAACATCTCTAAGCCAAGCATATCTCACCACTTAAGCGCTTTGAAACAAGCAGAATTGATCTTGGACGAAAGGCAGGGACAGCACATCGTCTATTCGCTGAATTCCACTGTCGTACAAGAAATCATGTCCTGGTTTATGGATTTTTTAGATGATAAGGGGGATACTCGACATGAACAAAAAAAATAA
- a CDS encoding SdpI family protein produces the protein MNKKNKFWDLHDAIIFFICLIPIFIALIYYKDLPDSMAIHFGPSGEADNYQSKSMFLVILVLTNLGVSLLVKFSRFIDPRKQNYSKFMRAFLKTRYIIAVLLGGIGTATIYFNLGYAIDIKLIVLIGVGAVFIGLGNYMGQLRSNFFIGIRTPWTLSSEENWRKTHRLAGPLFMLCGVLFMICGFLPGEIAFKVMLGIIFLLALFTYGYSYYLFKKGI, from the coding sequence ATGAACAAAAAAAATAAATTCTGGGATTTGCATGATGCTATAATTTTCTTCATTTGCTTGATTCCGATTTTCATCGCTTTGATCTACTATAAAGATCTTCCCGATTCAATGGCTATCCACTTTGGTCCAAGTGGGGAGGCAGATAACTACCAATCAAAGAGTATGTTCCTTGTGATCCTGGTGCTTACAAATCTCGGCGTCTCGCTGCTTGTGAAATTCAGCCGATTTATCGATCCACGCAAACAGAATTACAGTAAATTTATGCGAGCTTTTTTGAAGACAAGATACATCATAGCGGTTCTTCTTGGAGGCATAGGTACGGCAACCATCTATTTCAATCTTGGGTATGCAATCGATATTAAGCTGATTGTCCTCATCGGAGTCGGAGCCGTTTTTATCGGTCTTGGAAACTACATGGGACAGCTGCGGTCCAATTTCTTCATCGGCATCCGGACTCCTTGGACACTGTCCAGCGAAGAGAATTGGCGAAAGACCCACCGATTGGCAGGTCCATTATTCATGTTATGCGGAGTCCTTTTCATGATCTGCGGGTTTTTGCCGGGCGAAATTGCCTTTAAAGTGATGCTCGGGATTATTTTTCTTCTTGCCTTGTTTACTTATGGCTATTCGTATTACCTCTTTAAAAAAGGAATATGA
- a CDS encoding class I SAM-dependent methyltransferase, protein MSVEELFEYYVKQAESPFSGWDFSFLAETNRMDTEPLPWSYGSIVMKQKQLVDTMLDMGTGGGEFLSMIMPLPENTYATEGYQPNISIAKDRLEPIGVEVKEVGEDDLLPFQDDQFELVINRHESFDASEVKRVLKDGGTFVTQQVGGLDLQRLNIELDALDQFDYSDWNLKTAIDKLIEAGFSITTSDEAYPVTRLYDIGAVIYYLKAIPWQINDFSIEKYRDFLFKLHQEIESKGFFDVKAHRFYIIAQKK, encoded by the coding sequence TTGAGTGTAGAGGAATTATTTGAATACTATGTGAAACAAGCCGAGAGCCCTTTCAGCGGCTGGGATTTTTCATTTCTCGCCGAAACGAACCGCATGGATACAGAACCACTTCCATGGAGCTACGGATCGATAGTGATGAAACAGAAACAGCTTGTTGACACCATGTTGGATATGGGAACGGGTGGAGGAGAATTTCTTTCCATGATCATGCCCCTGCCTGAAAATACATATGCAACGGAAGGATACCAACCGAATATTTCCATCGCGAAAGACCGATTGGAACCGATCGGTGTCGAAGTGAAGGAGGTAGGCGAAGATGATCTCTTGCCCTTTCAGGATGACCAATTTGAACTGGTCATTAACCGGCACGAATCATTTGACGCATCAGAGGTTAAACGAGTCCTTAAGGATGGAGGGACATTCGTTACTCAGCAGGTGGGCGGACTCGATTTACAGCGATTGAATATCGAGCTTGACGCACTTGATCAATTCGATTACTCCGATTGGAATTTGAAAACAGCCATTGACAAGCTTATCGAAGCGGGCTTTTCCATCACCACGTCAGATGAGGCTTACCCGGTCACGCGCCTCTATGATATAGGAGCCGTCATTTATTACTTGAAGGCGATCCCTTGGCAAATCAATGATTTCTCGATCGAAAAATATAGGGATTTTTTATTTAAACTTCATCAAGAGATTGAAAGTAAAGGCTTCTTTGATGTAAAAGCCCACCGTTTTTACATCATTGCCCAAAAAAAATGA
- the murQ gene encoding N-acetylmuramic acid 6-phosphate etherase, producing MNLQNILTEKRNDHTFDIDQVSTLEMVKKINDEDKTVASAIESILPQVAKVIDWIVAGMKKGGRLIYIGAGTSGRLGILDASECPPTYGTSPDQVIAIIAGGDQAIQYALEGAEDDEEKGREDITAKKVGPNDVVIGIAASGRTPYTIAAMKQAKELGAKVAALVCTPQSEMEAVADEALVAEVGPEVVTGSTRMKAGTAQKLILNMLSTGTMIQMGKVYSNLMVDVMASNEKLKERAKLIVAEAAGVTLEEADAAMKEFKSAKPAILSLVTGLKGPEVAEMLQKHNGHLRAAIEDTLKLS from the coding sequence ATGAACCTTCAAAATATATTAACGGAAAAACGAAATGATCATACATTCGATATCGATCAAGTATCTACCTTGGAAATGGTGAAGAAAATCAATGATGAAGATAAAACGGTGGCTTCAGCCATTGAATCCATTCTTCCTCAGGTTGCCAAGGTAATCGATTGGATCGTGGCAGGTATGAAGAAGGGGGGAAGACTGATATATATAGGGGCTGGAACAAGCGGGAGACTTGGGATCCTGGATGCTTCCGAATGTCCACCGACTTACGGGACATCACCAGATCAGGTAATTGCCATCATTGCCGGCGGCGATCAAGCGATCCAATATGCCCTCGAGGGGGCGGAAGATGACGAGGAAAAAGGCAGGGAAGACATCACCGCTAAAAAGGTGGGACCAAACGATGTAGTCATCGGCATCGCTGCCAGCGGCAGGACTCCCTATACGATTGCTGCGATGAAACAAGCGAAAGAACTCGGGGCTAAGGTCGCGGCCCTTGTGTGCACCCCACAGTCCGAGATGGAAGCCGTCGCTGATGAGGCCCTCGTTGCCGAAGTAGGTCCTGAGGTAGTGACCGGATCTACCCGAATGAAAGCTGGTACAGCACAAAAGCTTATCCTTAATATGCTTTCGACAGGTACGATGATTCAAATGGGCAAGGTTTACAGCAATTTAATGGTCGACGTCATGGCATCCAATGAAAAGCTGAAAGAGAGGGCAAAGCTGATTGTTGCTGAGGCAGCAGGTGTGACGTTAGAAGAAGCGGACGCCGCGATGAAGGAATTCAAATCGGCAAAGCCGGCGATCCTTTCTTTGGTAACTGGATTGAAAGGTCCTGAAGTTGCCGAAATGCTCCAAAAGCATAACGGACATTTACGGGCGGCCATTGAAGATACTTTGAAGCTTTCGTGA
- the anmK gene encoding anhydro-N-acetylmuramic acid kinase AnmK — protein sequence MADGKGDGPMEKIVVGLMSGTSVDGIDAAIVKIKGYGMDSKVDLLHFSTMPFEETLKREILDSMDIDLSNAASICSLNFKLGKKFADAVRHVCTEAGVPLDVIDLIGSHGQTIYHIPNGSDLYTKSTLQIGEAAVIAHETNTMVVSGFRAMDMAAGGEGAPLVPYTECILYNDPKKNRALQNIGGIGNVTVLPKGMNLGNVFAFDTGPGNMVMDELSLRLKGSPYDPNGQWAAAGIVDEEMVAEWLRMDFFSKAPPKSTGRELFGKGFTDAFLRDHGHKPAEDLIATATYFTAASIAKSYQSFIFPKLKIDQVIIGGGGSYNSTLMTMLRKLMPDVDIGTQEDIGFSSEAKEAIAFAVLANETIHQQAVNVPRVTGASSSVILGNITLPPGGDHKKILQKAGK from the coding sequence ATGGCAGATGGCAAAGGGGACGGACCGATGGAAAAGATCGTCGTTGGATTGATGTCAGGAACATCGGTCGATGGGATCGATGCCGCGATCGTCAAAATAAAAGGATACGGCATGGATTCCAAGGTGGACCTTCTTCACTTTTCTACGATGCCGTTTGAAGAAACATTGAAAAGAGAAATCCTGGATAGCATGGATATCGATCTATCAAATGCTGCCTCCATTTGCAGCTTGAATTTTAAATTAGGAAAGAAATTTGCCGATGCTGTTAGGCATGTATGCACAGAAGCAGGGGTGCCGCTTGATGTCATTGATTTGATCGGTTCGCATGGCCAGACAATCTATCACATTCCCAATGGAAGCGACCTGTATACTAAATCCACACTTCAGATTGGAGAGGCAGCAGTGATCGCTCATGAGACAAACACGATGGTGGTATCCGGCTTCAGGGCAATGGATATGGCAGCAGGCGGGGAGGGTGCTCCCTTAGTGCCATATACAGAATGCATCTTGTATAACGACCCCAAAAAGAATCGGGCCCTGCAGAACATTGGCGGTATTGGAAATGTCACCGTCCTGCCAAAAGGGATGAACCTGGGAAACGTGTTTGCTTTTGATACGGGACCCGGAAACATGGTCATGGATGAATTAAGTCTCCGTTTAAAAGGAAGCCCTTATGATCCAAATGGACAATGGGCAGCAGCTGGCATCGTTGATGAAGAAATGGTAGCGGAATGGCTCAGAATGGACTTTTTCTCAAAGGCTCCTCCCAAATCCACAGGAAGGGAGCTGTTTGGAAAAGGCTTCACCGATGCTTTTTTACGTGATCATGGCCACAAACCGGCTGAAGATCTAATCGCCACTGCCACCTATTTTACAGCCGCTTCCATCGCCAAGTCCTATCAATCGTTTATTTTTCCCAAGCTGAAGATCGATCAAGTCATCATCGGCGGCGGAGGGAGCTATAATTCAACATTGATGACGATGCTGAGGAAGCTGATGCCTGATGTCGATATTGGAACACAGGAAGATATCGGCTTTTCTTCTGAGGCAAAGGAAGCGATCGCCTTTGCCGTGTTGGCCAATGAGACCATCCATCAACAAGCTGTGAATGTCCCCCGGGTGACGGGGGCATCCTCATCGGTCATACTCGGGAATATCACACTGCCTCCAGGAGGGGACCATAAAAAAATACTACAGAAGGCAGGGAAATAA
- a CDS encoding ROK family protein gives MELVIGVDAGGTKTTALILNQDEDILFEAKSGIGNPAVDFPQALQNIKKVLIDCLQSRFGAECKAVAAGIAGIEAGNYKDLMYTELRKEFSIPILLMNDAELAHFSLLKGSDGVVTIAGTGSVSFGRNGKKEGYTGGWGHLLGDEGSSYHIAMEACRQIAICADKGIPFTDLSESIMRVLQLKEANDLKGFVYQSTKDQIAALSTHIYEMALKGNEHANSLFQQAGIQLAQQTYFLLKKLDFQREKVLVSIKGSLLEKNEFVQGEFKKQLEMLYEGSKWAPSESSPAAGAIYAWQMAKGTDRWKRSSLD, from the coding sequence ATGGAGTTGGTCATCGGAGTTGATGCGGGAGGAACGAAAACCACTGCTCTCATTTTAAATCAGGACGAAGACATTTTATTCGAAGCCAAATCAGGAATCGGGAATCCAGCGGTTGATTTTCCCCAAGCCCTCCAAAATATCAAAAAGGTGTTAATAGATTGTCTCCAAAGCCGTTTCGGAGCGGAGTGCAAAGCTGTTGCAGCAGGCATAGCAGGAATTGAAGCAGGTAATTATAAAGATTTGATGTATACAGAATTAAGAAAAGAGTTCTCAATCCCAATCCTATTAATGAATGATGCCGAGCTGGCCCATTTCTCCTTATTAAAAGGGAGCGACGGTGTGGTCACCATTGCGGGAACGGGTTCGGTTTCATTTGGGAGAAATGGAAAAAAAGAAGGATACACAGGAGGATGGGGACATCTTCTTGGCGACGAGGGAAGCTCCTATCATATTGCGATGGAGGCGTGCAGACAAATTGCGATATGTGCAGACAAAGGAATCCCATTTACAGACTTGAGCGAATCCATCATGCGCGTGCTTCAGCTGAAGGAAGCCAATGATTTAAAAGGATTTGTCTACCAATCTACCAAAGATCAGATTGCGGCATTATCCACCCATATATATGAAATGGCGCTAAAAGGGAATGAACATGCCAACTCCCTTTTTCAACAAGCAGGAATACAATTAGCGCAGCAAACCTATTTCCTGCTGAAAAAACTGGATTTTCAGAGGGAAAAGGTGCTTGTCAGCATTAAAGGAAGTTTGCTTGAAAAAAATGAATTCGTTCAAGGAGAGTTTAAGAAGCAGCTTGAAATGCTTTACGAAGGGAGCAAATGGGCTCCATCAGAAAGCTCACCGGCTGCAGGGGCGATCTATGCATGGCAGATGGCAAAGGGGACGGACCGATGGAAAAGATCGTCGTTGGATTGA
- a CDS encoding DUF871 domain-containing protein, whose translation MKRLGISIYPNHSTPERDMEYISLANQYGFKRVFTCLLSVDGEKEKVISNFKKTIAHANELGMEVIADISPRVFKELEISYDDLSFFADLGAAGIRLDLGFTGSEESIMTYNPHQLKIELNMSNATKYIDNIMAFQPNKSMLLGCHNFYPHRYAGLSYPFFIQCSQKFKDLGIRTAAFVSSHDASFGPWPVVEGLPTLEMHRELPIDVQAKHLFATGLVDDVLIGNAYASERELAALSSINKDKITLSVELYENTTKLEETIIFEEFHFYRGDVSDYMIRSTQSRVKYRGSEFKPSHTPDIRRGDILIENDLYGQYAGELQIALKDMKNSGKTNVVGRIREEEIFLIDYLEPWGKFAFQKV comes from the coding sequence ATGAAACGGCTGGGTATATCGATTTATCCGAATCATTCAACACCTGAAAGGGATATGGAGTACATTTCGCTTGCAAATCAGTATGGTTTTAAGCGAGTATTCACGTGTTTATTATCGGTGGATGGGGAAAAGGAAAAAGTCATTTCGAACTTTAAAAAAACGATTGCACATGCGAACGAACTTGGCATGGAAGTGATTGCCGATATCAGTCCGCGGGTATTCAAAGAACTGGAAATTTCCTATGATGATCTATCTTTTTTTGCAGATCTTGGTGCTGCGGGGATACGCCTTGATCTGGGATTCACCGGAAGCGAGGAGTCGATCATGACATACAATCCCCATCAATTGAAAATTGAACTGAATATGAGCAATGCAACGAAATATATTGATAATATCATGGCCTTTCAACCGAATAAATCTATGTTATTGGGCTGCCACAATTTTTACCCGCACCGATACGCCGGGCTATCATACCCGTTTTTCATCCAATGCAGTCAAAAATTCAAAGATCTGGGGATCAGGACTGCAGCCTTCGTTTCCTCCCATGACGCCTCGTTTGGTCCATGGCCAGTGGTCGAAGGGCTCCCGACATTGGAAATGCATCGTGAATTGCCGATAGATGTCCAAGCCAAGCATTTGTTTGCGACAGGTTTGGTCGATGATGTATTGATCGGGAATGCCTATGCGTCGGAAAGGGAGTTGGCCGCTTTAAGCAGCATCAATAAAGATAAAATTACGCTGTCGGTCGAATTGTACGAAAATACGACCAAGCTTGAGGAAACAATCATTTTTGAAGAGTTCCATTTTTACAGGGGGGATGTTTCGGACTATATGATCCGGTCAACCCAAAGCAGGGTCAAATATCGCGGAAGTGAATTCAAACCGTCCCATACACCGGATATTCGCCGGGGAGACATATTGATTGAAAATGATTTATATGGACAGTATGCAGGGGAGCTGCAAATCGCTTTGAAGGATATGAAGAACTCTGGAAAAACAAATGTCGTTGGCAGGATACGCGAAGAAGAGATTTTCTTGATCGATTATCTTGAGCCATGGGGCAAATTTGCTTTCCAGAAAGTTTGA
- a CDS encoding PTS lactose/cellobiose transporter subunit IIA gives MENSINVETDIFTIISHGGNAKSIAYEALEAGHRNEFEEADKLMEDAHKELNEAHKTQTKLIQAEINGTHFEKSLLMIHAQDHLMTSISEINLIEQMIKLLKKIDTLQK, from the coding sequence ATGGAAAATTCAATCAATGTCGAAACGGATATTTTTACGATCATCTCTCATGGTGGAAATGCCAAAAGCATTGCGTATGAAGCGTTGGAAGCGGGGCATCGAAACGAATTTGAAGAAGCTGATAAGCTGATGGAGGACGCCCATAAAGAACTAAATGAAGCGCATAAGACGCAAACAAAGCTTATCCAGGCTGAAATCAATGGCACACACTTTGAAAAGTCCCTGCTCATGATCCACGCACAGGACCACCTCATGACATCCATAAGCGAAATCAACTTGATCGAACAAATGATCAAACTGCTCAAAAAAATCGACACACTTCAAAAATAA
- a CDS encoding MurR/RpiR family transcriptional regulator — translation MERFYMLQLIENQMNHYSPAEQSVANFVLEHPEEVLSMTTKQLAAACQSSEATIIRFCKRIGINSFKGLKIEIAKEVSLEGNQHDETASPLQFEDDLVTVVSKVTAKTIQALNNTKNLVSIEQLDQAVCAMHEAERIYVFGAGGSSLVANDLTQKLLRIDFSVFQSNDIHVQMMMAANMTERDILFVVSTSGKTREILQLLSIAKEKGTSTILLTQHGKSPAKRMADILLSISNEEQNIRIGTMTARIAQLAVIDILFIALCTRRGSRVYKKIIDTHQAVQRMQKQ, via the coding sequence ATGGAACGTTTTTATATGCTGCAACTCATTGAAAATCAAATGAATCATTACAGCCCAGCAGAACAATCCGTGGCAAATTTCGTCCTGGAGCATCCAGAAGAAGTACTCTCCATGACAACGAAACAATTGGCTGCTGCGTGCCAAAGCAGTGAAGCAACCATCATCCGTTTTTGCAAACGAATAGGAATCAATAGTTTTAAAGGATTGAAAATCGAAATTGCAAAGGAAGTCAGTTTGGAAGGCAATCAACACGATGAAACCGCCTCTCCCCTTCAATTTGAGGATGACCTGGTGACAGTGGTTTCGAAAGTGACCGCCAAAACCATACAAGCCTTGAATAATACGAAAAATCTCGTATCCATTGAACAGTTGGATCAAGCCGTCTGTGCCATGCATGAGGCAGAGAGAATTTATGTATTTGGGGCTGGAGGATCTTCATTGGTCGCCAACGATTTGACTCAAAAGCTGCTTCGAATCGACTTTTCCGTCTTTCAATCCAACGATATCCATGTTCAGATGATGATGGCTGCGAACATGACTGAAAGGGACATTTTGTTTGTGGTTTCAACTTCAGGTAAGACCAGGGAGATTTTACAACTGCTTTCCATCGCGAAGGAAAAAGGAACTTCGACCATTCTATTGACACAGCATGGAAAATCACCTGCAAAAAGGATGGCCGATATCCTCCTTTCCATTTCCAATGAAGAGCAAAATATTCGCATTGGCACAATGACAGCACGCATTGCTCAACTAGCGGTGATTGATATTCTATTCATCGCCCTCTGTACGAGAAGAGGCAGCCGTGTTTACAAAAAAATCATCGATACCCATCAAGCTGTACAGAGAATGCAGAAACAGTAA
- a CDS encoding PTS sugar transporter subunit IIB: MKVLFVCSGGMSSAIVVNALKKEAEKEGMEMDVHAIGTGEVSEEMGNGWDICMVAPQIRHRFDTVKKAADEAGVPCDAIPPQAYTPLGGPALLKKIKEIKG, translated from the coding sequence ATGAAAGTCTTGTTTGTATGTTCAGGCGGCATGTCTAGTGCCATCGTAGTAAACGCATTAAAGAAAGAAGCTGAAAAGGAAGGCATGGAGATGGATGTTCACGCCATCGGGACAGGGGAAGTATCCGAGGAGATGGGAAATGGATGGGACATTTGTATGGTCGCTCCGCAGATCCGCCATCGCTTTGATACTGTAAAAAAAGCGGCAGACGAGGCTGGGGTGCCTTGTGATGCCATACCTCCTCAAGCCTATACACCTCTTGGTGGTCCGGCCTTGCTGAAAAAGATCAAGGAAATTAAAGGCTAA
- a CDS encoding PTS sugar transporter subunit IIC, giving the protein MQKFVAWLEKNLSGPMARLSEQRHLQAIRDGVISALPFIIVGSFFLIVAFPPLPKDWAISEWAAKHIGEILIPYRMTMYIMSLYIAFGVGYNLAKSYKLDPLSGAQISAAAFLLTIMPQATKDLGMVIPMANMGGHGLFVAMIISIVAVEIMRFCKVKNITIKMPEQVPPSVARSFEALIPVAIVILLVSAFTVLLGIDLHVVVDKAVAPFVKAGDSIFGVLLPVFLITFFWAFGIHGVSVVGTVARPLWERYIGDNAEAVAAGHVAPHIAPETFYQWFIWIGGAGATLGLVLCMIFFSRSKYLKTLGRASFLPGLFNINEPVIFGAPIVLNPILIIPFVITPLITGTLAYIATAVGFVTPTFVQPPWTLPAPIGAYLSTGGDWNAVILVVVNVAISFFIYFPFFKMYDRKMMEEEHSQDQAA; this is encoded by the coding sequence ATGCAGAAGTTTGTTGCATGGTTAGAAAAAAATCTTTCCGGTCCAATGGCGCGCTTGTCTGAACAGCGACATTTGCAAGCCATTCGCGACGGGGTTATTTCAGCGTTGCCGTTCATTATTGTTGGTTCATTTTTCTTGATCGTCGCTTTCCCGCCGCTGCCGAAAGATTGGGCAATATCAGAATGGGCCGCGAAGCATATCGGGGAAATCTTGATTCCATACCGGATGACAATGTATATCATGTCGCTCTATATAGCCTTTGGGGTCGGATACAATCTGGCGAAAAGCTATAAGCTGGACCCATTGTCCGGTGCGCAAATTTCAGCAGCCGCTTTCTTGCTGACAATTATGCCTCAGGCTACAAAAGACTTGGGGATGGTTATTCCGATGGCCAATATGGGCGGCCACGGATTGTTCGTTGCCATGATCATATCGATTGTTGCAGTAGAAATTATGCGTTTCTGCAAGGTCAAAAATATCACCATCAAAATGCCAGAGCAGGTTCCACCATCGGTTGCCCGTTCATTTGAGGCGTTAATTCCGGTTGCAATTGTTATTTTATTAGTTTCTGCTTTTACCGTTTTACTCGGAATCGACCTTCATGTTGTTGTGGATAAAGCTGTAGCTCCATTTGTTAAAGCTGGAGACAGCATTTTCGGTGTCCTTCTGCCTGTTTTCTTAATTACTTTCTTCTGGGCATTTGGTATTCATGGGGTTTCTGTCGTCGGCACTGTCGCAAGACCGCTTTGGGAAAGATACATCGGTGACAACGCAGAAGCAGTTGCAGCAGGACATGTAGCTCCACACATTGCTCCTGAAACGTTCTATCAATGGTTCATTTGGATCGGCGGAGCAGGCGCAACACTCGGGCTTGTTCTTTGCATGATCTTCTTCTCTCGTTCAAAATATTTGAAAACGCTGGGACGCGCTTCATTCCTTCCAGGTTTGTTCAATATCAATGAACCGGTTATCTTCGGTGCTCCGATCGTGTTGAATCCGATCCTGATCATCCCGTTTGTCATCACACCGCTTATTACCGGTACATTGGCTTATATCGCTACAGCGGTTGGGTTCGTTACACCAACATTTGTTCAGCCTCCTTGGACGCTGCCAGCGCCGATCGGTGCCTATCTTTCAACCGGCGGAGATTGGAATGCCGTGATACTTGTGGTCGTTAACGTAGCCATTTCCTTCTTTATCTACTTCCCATTCTTCAAAATGTATGATCGGAAAATGATGGAAGAAGAGCACAGTCAAGACCAAGCTGCATAA